A window of Meiothermus cerbereus DSM 11376 contains these coding sequences:
- the clpB gene encoding ATP-dependent chaperone ClpB, whose translation MNLERFTEQARGAIAQSQVLARESSHSQIDLPHLVAVMLRDAAGLPAQIVQKAGQDPKSIYQTAQTELGRLPKVSGAEGGQYLSSRLASALGRAEKLADELKDRFVALDTLLLALAETGYGGLQADGIRKAIQEIRGGRTVNSEHAEGTYNALEQYGLDLTRQAEEGKLDPVIGRDEEIRRVIQILLRRTKNNPVLIGEPGVGKTAVVEGLAQRIVKGDVPEGLKGKRIVSLQMGSLLAGAKYRGEFEERLKAVIQETVQSAGQIILFIDEIHTVVGAGKAEGAVDAGNMLKPALARGELHLIGATTLDEYREIEKDPALERRFQPVFVDEPSLEETVSILRGIKEKYEVHHGVRIADPALIAAAQLSHRYIADRKLPDKAIDLIDEAAARLRMALESSPESIDALNRRKLQLEIEREALKKETDAESKFRLGELEKEIAELEAEIKKQQAEWEAEREIMQKLRAAQQRLDEVRTQIEQAERAYDLNKAAQLRYGELPRLEQEVNELAERMAGARFVRPMVTEEDIAAIVSRWTGIPVAKLMEGEREKLLRLEDELHKRVVGQDEAIVAVADAIRRARAGLKDPNRPIGSFLFLGPTGVGKTELAKTLAASLFDTEENMIRIDMSEYQEKHTVARLIGAPPGYVGYEEGGQLTEAVRRRPYAVILFDEIEKAHPDVFNVLLQVLDDGRLTDGQGRTVDFRNTVIILTSNIGSPLIFEGIQSGQSYEAIRERVFGVLQQNFRPEFLNRLDEIVVFRPLAKEQIAAIVQIQLEAVRKRLAERRITLELSQEALDFLAQRGYDPVFGARPLKRVIQRELETPLSRKILAGEVPDGAHLYVNTGPLGLTFEVRQAALA comes from the coding sequence ATGAACCTGGAGCGCTTTACCGAACAAGCCCGTGGAGCCATTGCTCAAAGCCAGGTGCTGGCGCGGGAGTCGTCCCATTCACAGATTGACCTGCCTCACCTGGTCGCAGTGATGCTGCGGGATGCCGCAGGTCTACCGGCCCAGATTGTGCAAAAAGCCGGACAGGATCCCAAAAGCATTTACCAGACCGCCCAGACCGAGCTGGGGCGTTTGCCCAAGGTGTCGGGGGCCGAGGGAGGGCAGTACCTGTCGTCCCGCCTGGCTTCGGCCCTGGGGCGGGCCGAGAAGCTGGCCGACGAACTAAAGGATCGCTTTGTGGCCCTGGATACCCTGCTACTGGCCCTGGCCGAGACCGGCTACGGCGGCTTGCAGGCCGACGGTATTCGGAAAGCTATACAGGAGATTAGAGGAGGAAGAACCGTGAACAGCGAACATGCCGAAGGTACCTACAACGCCCTGGAACAGTACGGCCTCGACCTGACCCGCCAGGCCGAGGAGGGCAAGCTCGACCCCGTAATTGGGCGGGATGAAGAGATCCGGCGGGTCATCCAGATTTTGCTGCGCCGCACCAAAAACAACCCCGTGCTGATCGGTGAGCCGGGGGTGGGTAAGACCGCAGTGGTCGAAGGGCTAGCCCAGCGCATCGTAAAGGGCGACGTGCCCGAGGGGCTGAAGGGCAAGCGCATCGTGAGCCTGCAGATGGGCTCGCTGCTGGCGGGCGCCAAGTACCGCGGCGAGTTTGAAGAGCGGCTCAAGGCGGTCATCCAGGAGACTGTGCAGAGCGCAGGCCAGATTATTCTCTTCATTGACGAGATTCATACCGTGGTGGGAGCCGGCAAGGCCGAGGGCGCGGTGGATGCGGGCAACATGCTCAAGCCTGCCCTGGCTCGAGGTGAGCTGCACCTGATTGGGGCCACCACCCTGGACGAGTACCGCGAAATTGAGAAAGACCCGGCTTTAGAGCGCCGCTTCCAGCCGGTGTTTGTTGACGAGCCCAGCCTCGAGGAGACCGTAAGCATCCTGCGCGGCATTAAGGAGAAGTACGAGGTGCACCACGGGGTGCGCATTGCCGACCCCGCGCTCATCGCGGCGGCCCAGCTCTCGCACCGCTACATCGCCGACCGCAAACTGCCCGATAAGGCCATCGACCTGATCGATGAAGCCGCAGCCCGCCTGCGCATGGCCCTGGAGAGCAGCCCCGAGAGCATCGACGCCCTCAACCGGCGCAAGCTCCAGCTCGAGATCGAGCGCGAGGCCCTGAAGAAAGAGACCGATGCCGAGAGCAAATTCAGGCTGGGCGAGCTGGAAAAAGAAATTGCCGAGCTCGAGGCCGAGATCAAGAAACAGCAGGCCGAATGGGAGGCCGAGCGCGAGATTATGCAGAAGCTGCGGGCGGCCCAGCAGCGTCTCGACGAGGTACGCACCCAGATCGAGCAGGCCGAGCGGGCCTACGACCTGAACAAAGCGGCCCAGCTCCGCTACGGTGAGCTGCCGCGGCTCGAGCAGGAGGTCAACGAGCTGGCCGAGCGCATGGCGGGCGCGCGGTTCGTGCGACCCATGGTCACGGAGGAAGACATTGCCGCCATCGTCTCGCGCTGGACGGGCATTCCTGTAGCCAAGCTGATGGAGGGCGAGCGCGAGAAGCTCCTACGACTGGAGGACGAGCTGCACAAGCGGGTGGTGGGCCAGGACGAGGCCATCGTGGCGGTGGCCGATGCCATCCGGCGGGCCCGCGCCGGCCTCAAAGACCCCAACCGGCCCATTGGTTCCTTCCTCTTCCTGGGGCCTACCGGGGTGGGTAAGACCGAGCTGGCTAAGACCCTGGCCGCCAGCCTCTTCGATACCGAAGAGAACATGATCCGCATCGACATGTCGGAGTACCAGGAGAAGCACACTGTGGCCCGCCTGATTGGGGCCCCGCCGGGCTACGTGGGCTACGAGGAGGGCGGTCAGCTTACCGAGGCGGTGCGTCGTCGGCCCTACGCGGTGATCCTCTTCGACGAGATCGAGAAGGCCCACCCCGATGTGTTCAACGTGCTGTTGCAGGTGCTCGACGACGGTCGCCTGACCGACGGGCAGGGCCGCACGGTGGACTTCCGCAACACCGTCATCATCCTCACCTCCAACATCGGCTCGCCCCTCATCTTCGAGGGCATTCAGTCGGGCCAGAGCTACGAGGCCATCCGCGAACGGGTGTTTGGGGTGCTGCAGCAGAACTTCCGCCCCGAGTTTTTGAACCGCCTGGACGAGATTGTGGTCTTCCGTCCGCTGGCCAAAGAGCAGATTGCGGCCATCGTGCAGATCCAGCTCGAGGCGGTGCGTAAACGGCTGGCCGAGCGCCGGATTACCCTCGAGCTCTCGCAAGAGGCCCTCGACTTCCTGGCCCAGCGCGGCTACGACCCGGTCTTTGGGGCCCGGCCCCTGAAGCGGGTAATCCAGCGGGAACTGGAGACCCCCCTCTCGCGCAAAATCCTGGCGGGTGAGGTGCCCGATGGCGCTCATCTGTATGTGAACACCGGCCCCCTGGGACTCACCTTCGAGGTTCGGCAGGCTGCGCTGGCATAA
- a CDS encoding HepT-like ribonuclease domain-containing protein, whose protein sequence is MRRRSLSDRVRLLHMRDACRRALEIAQGKDLSALSPEEEASLALVRLLEILGEAARGVSEDLKSLQPEIPWREIVATRNLLIHEYFGVDMEVVAAILEQDLPSLLERLEAILQTMDHSGP, encoded by the coding sequence ATGAGGCGGCGTAGCCTTTCCGATCGCGTCCGGCTCCTGCACATGCGGGACGCCTGCAGGCGCGCCCTGGAAATCGCCCAGGGCAAAGACCTCAGCGCCCTTTCGCCCGAGGAGGAAGCGTCCCTCGCCCTCGTTCGCCTTCTGGAGATTCTCGGTGAAGCGGCCAGGGGCGTTTCCGAGGACCTCAAGAGCCTTCAGCCCGAAATCCCCTGGCGGGAGATCGTGGCCACCCGCAATCTCCTTATCCACGAGTACTTCGGCGTGGACATGGAGGTGGTGGCAGCCATTCTCGAACAAGACCTTCCCTCCCTGCTGGAGCGTTTGGAAGCTATCCTGCAAACCATGGACCATTCTGGGCCTTAG
- a CDS encoding Hsp20/alpha crystallin family protein, with product MIRYNPFREIEQLQNALLRNFFTPTTESAHTPLVDALEDAQGIHLAVYLPGVEPSQVEVTAENNTLTIRAERPFNKPENANQWRLEGPYGKFERSFVIPNTFDLSKIEATFKHGILYLDIPKAETAQPRRIEVRVNG from the coding sequence ATGATTAGATACAACCCCTTCCGTGAGATTGAACAACTGCAAAACGCCCTGTTGCGCAACTTTTTCACCCCCACTACCGAGAGTGCTCATACCCCGCTGGTAGACGCGCTCGAGGATGCCCAGGGTATCCACCTGGCGGTGTACCTGCCTGGGGTAGAGCCTTCGCAGGTCGAGGTAACCGCCGAGAACAACACCCTCACCATCCGGGCCGAGCGTCCCTTCAACAAGCCCGAAAACGCCAACCAGTGGCGGCTCGAGGGCCCCTATGGCAAGTTCGAGCGCAGCTTCGTGATCCCCAACACCTTCGATCTGAGCAAAATCGAGGCCACCTTCAAGCACGGCATCCTCTACCTCGACATCCCCAAAGCCGAAACTGCCCAGCCGCGCCGCATCGAAGTTCGCGTGAATGGCTAA
- a CDS encoding nucleotidyltransferase family protein — protein sequence MALSAPVPTQALAEICQRYGVRRLLFFGSFARGEADEESDLDLLVEFFPGRTPGLGFVRLQKELALLFGRKVDLHTPGSLSPYLREAVLREARPLHEAA from the coding sequence ATGGCTTTGTCAGCGCCCGTCCCTACCCAGGCCCTGGCGGAGATCTGCCAGCGGTACGGGGTTCGGCGGCTCCTCTTCTTCGGCTCCTTTGCGCGGGGAGAGGCCGACGAGGAAAGCGACCTGGACCTCCTGGTGGAGTTCTTCCCCGGGCGCACCCCGGGCCTGGGTTTCGTCAGACTTCAGAAGGAGCTGGCCCTCCTTTTCGGACGCAAGGTAGATCTTCACACCCCGGGAAGCCTGAGCCCTTACCTCCGGGAAGCGGTTCTGAGGGAGGCCCGCCCCCTGCATGAGGCGGCGTAG
- the mntA gene encoding type VII toxin-antitoxin system MntA family adenylyltransferase antitoxin: MATLAGETLESIVALIRERLSPLAIYLFGSQAEGQAQPGSDLDIAVLGSAPYDPWALFVLAQDLVVLQESQPEVDLVDLATAPPALRARVVTQGWRVYCANRLRCDLFEIRVLKEYAYLQEERRPILEDIRRRGRVYG, from the coding sequence ATGGCGACCCTGGCTGGTGAGACCCTGGAATCCATTGTCGCCCTTATCCGAGAGCGGCTGTCGCCACTGGCCATATACCTTTTTGGCTCCCAGGCCGAAGGGCAGGCCCAGCCCGGTAGCGACCTGGATATTGCTGTTTTGGGCAGCGCGCCCTACGACCCCTGGGCGCTGTTTGTGTTAGCCCAGGATTTGGTTGTGCTCCAGGAGTCCCAGCCTGAGGTTGACCTGGTGGATTTAGCCACTGCGCCCCCAGCGCTTAGGGCTAGAGTCGTGACGCAGGGTTGGCGCGTGTATTGTGCGAATCGGCTCCGCTGCGATTTGTTTGAAATCCGTGTGCTGAAAGAGTATGCCTATTTGCAAGAAGAGCGGCGGCCAATATTAGAGGACATCCGCCGTCGAGGGCGGGTCTATGGATGA
- a CDS encoding O-antigen ligase family protein codes for MPRVPRILWAWWGLGLLSILWSLTPGNTLALGLWELAYLAAFAAGGWLVGFVGLNIVLLGYGLLTTLTLAWAGLVMYFSGSSHYVAGAQALVLIPLAMVWMFRSRWPLLSGILLTGALYLALLSGARAVYLPLTIIALLMVWRLWREGFAFWRIGLALGVVVAAVMAIDATLPFSPVQNALGLKASLTKQVQDVAAEGSIGSRLQMWEQTLHIALQHPLGTGNGSFRDTLAAYLQYPGILFSNAHNYYLETAATGGWLRLLLLLVILGWLLWQGWSSSAWPWALGAAGLWATLAFDVTGMYPAVMMLAFASLGALHGQVKAPLAAPSSNKRVYWAVPVAGLVLAVGLAFWWYWPCEQNCAISRYQGFRSAVLAELEQVSASKREELLRDAARLNPKSLWVYRTQLEYTQAPEEKIKLLQHIVEVFPLANPTFYLQLAELAVQLNRPKEAIQVLELGLSRFPINFTGYQSGNFFGMLTPSYESWRARAPELLEQLKKDK; via the coding sequence ATGCCGCGGGTTCCACGCATCTTATGGGCCTGGTGGGGGCTGGGGCTTCTAAGCATTTTGTGGAGCCTCACGCCCGGCAACACCCTGGCGCTGGGTTTGTGGGAGCTGGCCTACCTGGCCGCCTTTGCCGCTGGGGGCTGGTTGGTGGGCTTTGTGGGGCTGAACATCGTTTTGCTGGGTTATGGGCTTCTGACCACCCTCACGCTGGCCTGGGCTGGGCTGGTGATGTATTTTTCGGGCTCGAGCCATTATGTCGCTGGAGCCCAGGCCCTGGTGCTGATTCCATTGGCGATGGTGTGGATGTTTCGCTCGAGGTGGCCGCTGCTGAGTGGAATCTTGCTTACCGGAGCTTTGTATCTTGCGTTACTTTCGGGTGCTCGAGCGGTGTATTTGCCCTTGACCATAATCGCCTTGCTTATGGTGTGGCGCCTCTGGCGAGAGGGCTTTGCATTCTGGCGGATTGGGCTGGCCCTGGGCGTAGTGGTGGCAGCTGTAATGGCCATAGATGCTACCTTACCTTTTTCGCCCGTCCAGAATGCATTGGGACTAAAAGCATCTCTAACCAAGCAAGTGCAGGATGTAGCTGCAGAGGGCAGTATAGGTAGCCGCCTGCAAATGTGGGAGCAAACCCTACACATTGCCCTGCAACACCCCCTGGGCACTGGCAACGGCAGTTTTCGCGATACCCTTGCGGCCTATCTGCAATACCCCGGCATCCTCTTCAGCAACGCACACAACTACTACCTCGAGACTGCCGCCACCGGCGGCTGGTTGCGACTGCTGTTGCTGCTGGTCATACTGGGCTGGTTGCTTTGGCAAGGCTGGAGTTCGTCCGCCTGGCCCTGGGCCTTGGGGGCTGCAGGGTTGTGGGCTACCCTGGCATTTGATGTTACGGGAATGTACCCAGCGGTAATGATGCTGGCTTTTGCTAGCTTGGGCGCACTGCATGGTCAAGTCAAGGCTCCACTGGCCGCTCCATCCTCAAATAAGAGGGTCTACTGGGCCGTACCGGTGGCCGGATTGGTTCTCGCGGTAGGTTTAGCCTTTTGGTGGTATTGGCCCTGCGAGCAAAACTGTGCAATTAGTCGCTACCAGGGATTTCGCTCTGCTGTCCTGGCTGAGCTCGAGCAAGTTTCCGCATCCAAGCGAGAAGAGCTTTTGAGAGACGCTGCACGGCTCAATCCCAAAAGTCTTTGGGTCTACAGAACTCAACTAGAGTACACCCAAGCTCCAGAGGAAAAGATAAAGCTGTTGCAGCACATCGTTGAGGTTTTCCCGCTGGCTAACCCAACCTTTTACTTGCAGCTGGCGGAGTTGGCCGTGCAGCTAAACCGGCCAAAGGAGGCCATACAGGTGCTAGAGTTAGGCTTGAGCCGCTTTCCAATCAACTTTACGGGCTACCAATCCGGCAACTTCTTTGGGATGCTAACGCCGTCCTACGAATCCTGGCGCGCTCGGGCACCTGAGTTGCTCGAGCAACTAAAAAAAGATAAATAG
- a CDS encoding rhomboid family intramembrane serine protease, with protein sequence MFPLHDINRAHRRPYVVYLLVLLNLAGFVYTFALTDPAAVIGAYGFVPARFAADFRGEWITLFSSMFLHGSLLHILGNLWFLWVFGDNIEDRLGHGRFLLFYLLGGVAAALIQGLVSGFSSDVPMIGASGAISALLGAYIVLYPRALILSLVGWIPVPIPAILYLGYWLLIQFVGDFMGEEGIAFWAHIGGFVAGVVLIRWFERGAPKPGRQRR encoded by the coding sequence ATGTTCCCCCTGCACGACATCAACCGGGCCCACCGCCGCCCGTATGTGGTCTACCTGCTGGTGTTGCTAAACCTGGCCGGCTTTGTCTATACCTTTGCCCTTACCGACCCTGCCGCCGTTATTGGGGCCTATGGCTTTGTGCCGGCCCGCTTTGCCGCCGATTTTCGGGGCGAGTGGATAACGCTGTTTAGCAGCATGTTCCTGCATGGGAGCCTGCTGCACATCCTGGGCAACCTGTGGTTTTTGTGGGTCTTTGGCGACAACATCGAAGACCGCCTGGGCCACGGGCGTTTTTTGTTGTTCTACCTGCTGGGCGGGGTTGCTGCAGCGTTAATTCAGGGCCTGGTGAGCGGCTTTTCCAGCGATGTGCCCATGATTGGCGCCTCGGGGGCCATCTCGGCCCTGCTGGGCGCTTATATTGTGCTGTACCCCAGGGCCCTGATCCTCTCGCTGGTGGGCTGGATTCCTGTACCCATTCCAGCCATTCTTTACCTGGGCTACTGGCTTCTAATCCAGTTTGTGGGCGATTTTATGGGCGAGGAGGGCATCGCCTTCTGGGCACACATCGGCGGTTTTGTGGCGGGGGTGGTGCTCATTCGGTGGTTCGAGCGTGGGGCGCCAAAACCTGGACGGCAGCGGCGCTGA
- a CDS encoding tetratricopeptide repeat protein: protein MEVDELIKLGRYEEARARILAGEGGHAEALAVLLELRDWLRLKEYERAQKVLEQDGDLIAGYLDLERARAAIRAFESEDESQIAAYLQDPHLGAEAWATLGLIQIMRGQREEARQAFEAALKADPRHFRAKTNLANLALEAGQTDEAIRLYQEALKLNPEYALAHHNLGAAYRKKGQLDKSVYHIKQGQRLQMRPPVRPPRGPLPGASLPLPERKPLLGRRWWLWLLVIGLAYWLLSRQP, encoded by the coding sequence GTGGAAGTGGACGAGCTAATCAAGTTGGGACGCTACGAGGAGGCTCGAGCCCGCATTCTGGCAGGTGAGGGGGGCCATGCCGAGGCCCTGGCGGTGTTGCTCGAGCTGCGCGACTGGCTGCGGCTGAAGGAATATGAAAGGGCGCAAAAGGTTTTAGAGCAGGACGGCGACCTGATTGCTGGCTACCTGGATTTGGAGCGGGCCAGGGCGGCCATCCGGGCCTTTGAAAGCGAAGATGAAAGCCAGATTGCGGCCTACCTGCAAGACCCCCACCTGGGGGCGGAGGCCTGGGCCACCCTGGGGCTCATCCAGATTATGCGCGGCCAGCGGGAGGAGGCCCGGCAGGCCTTCGAGGCTGCGCTAAAGGCCGACCCCCGCCACTTTCGGGCCAAGACCAACCTGGCTAACCTGGCCCTCGAGGCGGGCCAGACCGACGAGGCCATCCGGTTGTACCAGGAGGCCCTCAAGCTGAACCCCGAGTACGCCCTGGCCCACCACAACCTGGGTGCGGCCTACCGCAAAAAAGGCCAGCTCGACAAGTCGGTGTATCACATCAAGCAGGGCCAGCGCTTGCAGATGCGCCCCCCGGTGCGGCCTCCCCGTGGCCCGCTACCCGGCGCTTCGCTCCCCCTGCCAGAGCGCAAGCCCCTCCTGGGCCGCCGCTGGTGGCTGTGGCTCCTGGTTATTGGGCTGGCTTACTGGCTGTTAAGCCGCCAGCCCTAG
- a CDS encoding type IV pilin protein, with translation MKKSGFTLIELLIVIAIIGILAAVLIPNLLRARAVANDRAAQAFAQNVYKTAQAYLAENVNVTTVPTSCAGTTGYSAGNYSVPAPGAFITGCTVASTGASVTVTYTGGTSTSVTVGQ, from the coding sequence ATGAAGAAGTCCGGTTTTACCCTGATCGAGCTGTTGATCGTCATCGCCATCATCGGCATCCTGGCCGCGGTGCTGATCCCCAACCTGCTGCGCGCCCGCGCTGTGGCCAACGACCGCGCCGCACAGGCCTTTGCTCAGAACGTTTACAAGACGGCCCAAGCCTATCTAGCCGAGAACGTAAACGTGACTACTGTTCCCACCTCCTGCGCGGGAACCACTGGTTACAGTGCTGGTAACTACAGCGTGCCTGCTCCTGGGGCTTTCATTACTGGCTGCACTGTCGCCTCAACCGGTGCCTCCGTAACCGTCACCTACACTGGTGGCACCTCCACCTCTGTGACGGTGGGCCAATAG
- the trxA gene encoding thioredoxin yields MASDNIITCIHCGAKNRLGNPPTGQVPVCGACKKPLPWLVNATQGLTPELQASVPVLVDFWAEWCGPCKMIAPVLEEIAREYAGRLKIVKLNVDHFPLAQSAYHVQGIPTLILFKNGQPVERMVGALPKHMLVQKLQPHL; encoded by the coding sequence ATGGCAAGCGACAACATCATCACCTGTATCCACTGCGGTGCAAAAAACCGCTTGGGCAACCCCCCCACAGGCCAGGTTCCGGTCTGCGGGGCCTGCAAAAAGCCCCTGCCCTGGCTGGTGAATGCCACCCAGGGCCTGACCCCCGAGCTTCAGGCCAGCGTGCCGGTGCTGGTCGACTTCTGGGCCGAGTGGTGTGGGCCTTGCAAGATGATTGCGCCGGTGCTCGAGGAGATCGCCCGCGAGTATGCAGGCCGGCTCAAAATCGTCAAGCTCAACGTCGACCATTTCCCCCTGGCGCAAAGCGCTTACCATGTGCAGGGCATTCCTACCCTGATCCTGTTCAAAAACGGCCAGCCGGTCGAGCGGATGGTGGGGGCTCTGCCTAAGCACATGCTGGTTCAAAAACTACAGCCCCATCTGTAG
- the hepT gene encoding type VII toxin-antitoxin system HepT family RNase toxin, with amino-acid sequence MDEVLLAKTATIERCLKRIEEEYRGHEGELFENYTRQDAIVLNLLRACEASIDLAMYGVRLHRLGLPQSARDAFRLLQEAHLITPDLARRMQQMVGFRNVAVHDYQALSLPILKTILDQRLGVFVEFTSALLRPGNSEG; translated from the coding sequence ATGGATGAGGTACTCCTGGCCAAGACCGCTACCATCGAGCGCTGCTTGAAGCGCATCGAAGAAGAGTACCGAGGCCATGAAGGAGAGCTTTTCGAGAACTACACGCGCCAGGACGCTATCGTGCTCAATCTTTTGCGGGCCTGCGAGGCCTCCATAGACCTGGCGATGTATGGGGTGCGCCTGCACCGTCTAGGCCTCCCACAAAGCGCACGGGACGCCTTTCGCCTCTTGCAAGAGGCCCACCTTATTACCCCAGACCTGGCCCGCCGGATGCAACAGATGGTGGGCTTTCGCAATGTGGCGGTTCACGACTACCAGGCGCTTTCCCTGCCGATTCTCAAGACCATTCTGGATCAACGCCTGGGCGTTTTCGTCGAGTTCACCTCTGCGCTTTTGCGTCCGGGCAATTCAGAGGGCTAG
- a CDS encoding O-antigen ligase family protein has product MYRIYRWWWFAFVVLYPLIFVPSERSFWGLNYTYHIVITAIFVLGALLFEWFLHPHLRLSDAKHLPRLLWQHKPVLLALLFGIWGVIAAFFTPSPAVALMGSLARNGDGALASFLFSLVFVLVYLQIMRERDLLVRIAIGVAISGVLLSLGAIAEIALGRGLIYALQVGDLPIVSFPQKGHLAGYLAATFGVAIAIWFRKPSWLFLGTVLLIAFSLGLTYNRAAFLGMALVLLIGVWRAPRQGLVASALVLIAVFAAIQWTQFRGVGGQKELASTSSMEARMLFWKAAVGGILERPVLGWGGGNFDYYWPLFLSAEEQARFLRLEAGAYKMIAYLSAPGTIPVWIVENEKGQRYTQSIVLWKSHSQLLEVALQKGLVGLVLYMALLILSIRAFLQLTPGASGLWAYHVFLLLWFIPFFSEGVVWVLFALAAGEATQTYRSKHPSVPVVKDYRTSI; this is encoded by the coding sequence ATGTATCGTATCTATCGCTGGTGGTGGTTTGCTTTTGTGGTGCTGTATCCGCTCATCTTTGTTCCTTCTGAGCGCAGTTTCTGGGGATTGAACTATACCTACCATATTGTCATCACAGCTATTTTTGTGCTAGGTGCGCTATTGTTTGAGTGGTTTTTACACCCCCACTTGCGTTTAAGTGATGCCAAACACTTGCCTAGGCTTCTCTGGCAGCATAAACCGGTATTGTTGGCCTTGCTTTTTGGCATTTGGGGTGTTATAGCAGCCTTTTTCACTCCATCACCGGCAGTAGCCCTGATGGGTAGTCTTGCTCGAAATGGTGATGGTGCTCTGGCATCTTTTTTGTTTTCTTTGGTTTTTGTTCTGGTTTACCTGCAAATAATGCGGGAACGGGATTTGCTGGTTCGTATTGCTATTGGGGTGGCAATCTCTGGAGTTTTGCTGAGCTTGGGGGCGATAGCAGAGATAGCCTTGGGCAGGGGCCTAATTTATGCACTTCAAGTGGGTGATCTTCCAATCGTGTCTTTCCCACAGAAAGGGCATCTGGCAGGCTACCTGGCAGCCACGTTTGGAGTGGCCATTGCGATCTGGTTTCGCAAACCGTCGTGGTTATTTCTTGGGACAGTTTTACTAATTGCGTTCAGTCTGGGCCTAACCTACAATCGGGCTGCCTTCTTGGGAATGGCGTTGGTACTGCTTATTGGAGTCTGGCGTGCTCCCAGGCAAGGGTTAGTGGCTTCAGCACTTGTGCTAATTGCGGTTTTTGCAGCAATCCAGTGGACTCAGTTTAGGGGTGTGGGCGGCCAGAAAGAGCTGGCCAGCACAAGCTCTATGGAAGCCAGGATGCTGTTCTGGAAAGCTGCAGTGGGGGGCATCCTGGAGCGTCCTGTGCTGGGTTGGGGTGGAGGCAACTTCGACTACTATTGGCCTCTGTTCCTCAGCGCAGAGGAACAGGCGCGCTTTTTGCGCCTGGAAGCAGGTGCTTATAAGATGATTGCGTATCTCAGTGCGCCGGGTACAATTCCGGTTTGGATTGTAGAAAACGAAAAAGGACAGCGCTACACACAGAGTATTGTGCTATGGAAGTCGCATAGCCAACTGCTGGAGGTTGCTCTTCAAAAGGGTTTAGTTGGTTTGGTCTTATACATGGCCCTGTTGATACTCAGTATCAGAGCCTTCTTACAGCTAACTCCTGGTGCATCTGGGCTCTGGGCTTACCATGTTTTCTTGCTGCTATGGTTTATACCGTTCTTTTCTGAAGGGGTTGTGTGGGTGTTATTTGCTCTGGCAGCGGGCGAGGCAACTCAGACCTACCGAAGCAAACATCCATCCGTACCCGTAGTGAAAGATTACCGTACATCCATCTAA
- a CDS encoding Rab family GTPase — translation MLGAFGVGKTSLVARYVHGIFSEKYQTTVGVKIDKKIVTVNGQEVSLVLWDLYGEDQFQRVQPFYLRGSSGYLLVADGTRPDTLEAAQSLHARAQEVLGPVPFILLLNKHDLPWQVSEAQLDQLRAKGWEVRYTSAKTGEAVEDAFNTLAGRMLEQQST, via the coding sequence TTCGGGGTGGGCAAAACCAGCCTGGTCGCACGCTACGTGCACGGCATCTTTTCCGAAAAGTATCAGACCACCGTAGGGGTCAAGATTGATAAAAAAATCGTCACGGTCAACGGACAGGAGGTAAGTCTGGTCTTGTGGGACCTGTACGGCGAAGACCAGTTCCAGCGGGTGCAGCCTTTTTACCTGCGGGGCAGCTCGGGCTATTTGCTGGTGGCCGACGGAACCCGCCCCGATACCCTCGAGGCCGCCCAAAGCCTGCACGCCCGCGCCCAGGAGGTGCTGGGCCCGGTTCCCTTCATCCTGCTGCTGAACAAGCACGACCTGCCCTGGCAGGTGAGCGAGGCCCAGCTCGACCAGCTGCGGGCTAAAGGCTGGGAGGTGCGCTACACCAGCGCCAAAACCGGCGAAGCCGTAGAGGACGCCTTCAATACCCTGGCGGGCCGGATGTTGGAGCAACAAAGCACCTAG
- a CDS encoding type II secretion system protein, which produces MKTHGGFTLIELLIVIAIIGILAVVLVPNLLNARNVATLRAEQVYLRNVMYAANAYLSDNVLASTLPNTDCVNGFSAGSYVVAPLARTTLSSCTVQHVSGGAVVSYSGLSGAGQIP; this is translated from the coding sequence ATGAAGACGCATGGTGGCTTTACATTAATCGAGTTGCTTATCGTCATCGCTATCATCGGTATACTCGCTGTGGTGCTGGTGCCCAATTTGCTGAATGCGCGGAATGTAGCCACGTTACGAGCAGAGCAAGTATATCTGCGAAACGTAATGTACGCTGCCAATGCGTATCTATCCGACAACGTTCTAGCCAGTACCCTCCCAAATACCGATTGCGTGAACGGCTTCAGCGCTGGTAGCTATGTGGTAGCACCACTTGCTCGTACTACCCTTTCCTCCTGCACGGTTCAGCATGTATCTGGAGGCGCGGTAGTCAGCTATAGCGGGCTGTCAGGAGCAGGGCAGATTCCTTAG